The window CAAGGTCGCCTTTGGAGTCAAGTACCATAAATCCGTTGCGTGTTACCTTGTTGTATTTTTTAAACCCGCCGCTAACTACTATTAAGCCGTCATCAAGCTGCCTTGCAAAGGCCGGGTAGCCGCCCTCAAATATTTTTGGCGCAAATGAATCATCAAGGCTGCCGTCCTGGTTTAGTAATGCCATACTTATTACAGGCTTACCATTATAAGTTCTGAACACCCCTGTAATGAGGTATTTTTTTGTAACAGTGTTATAGGTTAATGATGAGATACTGTTATCGGCCCCTAAACCCGCCTTAAATGTGTTATCGATACCACCATCGGCATTTAACCTTACAAGGCGCCCTGCCGGGGTTTGGTCAAACGTGGTAAAGCTTCCAAAAACCACAAGCTTCTCTGCCAGTGCGGCATCTGTGTGCATATATGAATCTATAGGGCCGTTTGCTGCCGGCAGGCCTTTATTAGCGGCAATATTAAAACGAAACGTTTTATCTAATGAGCCATCCAGGTTAAAGCGCAGCACCTGCCTTATCTCGGTGCTATCTACAATAACCGTATCTTTTGTAAAATCGTGGTTAGGCTTTTTATAGGTGCGGTGTACATAGTACCTGAAGTTTCCGGTTGCCAGTATTTTATTTTGATGGTTGTACACCCTGTTTATAAACTCGTTTGTACCGCCATTAAATTTTGGAAAATACTTGGTGGTGTCCCTTGAGGTATCTTTTTGGGTAGGCCTGCGGTACACTTTTATACCTATTGTATCAACGCTACCGTCAACTCCCAAACTGGTTATGTTGCTAATATTATCTGTGCGTTGGCTGTAGCCGCTAAAGCCGCCCGCAATAATAAACTTCGAGTTTATCTGCATAACCCTGGCTAAGGCACCGTTAGCTGCTTTACCAGTCCTGAAGGTACGGTCAAACTCGCCATCGGATGATGTTCTTACAATCCGGTTAAG is drawn from Mucilaginibacter ginsenosidivorax and contains these coding sequences:
- a CDS encoding DUF5008 domain-containing protein, with the translated sequence MKKIRYIIIFAMAALVIQSCKKTKDTFEAPYGDGKPPLGVSLSRDALPSPTSGAVGSEITFKATGLLPYKDKLKFMFNGEEGQITEVTAAGIKVKVPPFGSSGITSIAIDDQLVLGPLFKVNGLINVDPSFRATLGANNFVSQIFPLADGRNLVIGRFTNYDNKGIITPLNRIVRTSSDGEFDRTFRTGKAANGALARVMQINSKFIIAGGFSGYSQRTDNISNITSLGVDGSVDTIGIKVYRRPTQKDTSRDTTKYFPKFNGGTNEFINRVYNHQNKILATGNFRYYVHRTYKKPNHDFTKDTVIVDSTEIRQVLRFNLDGSLDKTFRFNIAANKGLPAANGPIDSYMHTDAALAEKLVVFGSFTTFDQTPAGRLVRLNADGGIDNTFKAGLGADNSISSLTYNTVTKKYLITGVFRTYNGKPVISMALLNQDGSLDDSFAPKIFEGGYPAFARQLDDGLIVVSGGFKKYNKVTRNGFMVLDSKGDLAGNYNTTGPFSGGLSDIIETKSADGKRALYLIGGFDRFDNQPVNNIIRVTIE